The proteins below come from a single Drosophila miranda strain MSH22 chromosome Y unlocalized genomic scaffold, D.miranda_PacBio2.1 Contig_Y1_pilon, whole genome shotgun sequence genomic window:
- the LOC117190052 gene encoding sodium channel protein 60E, translating to MILLILLTFQTFCVVSKRFRKNYIHRFTGTKSLFLFHPWSPARRVCVYIATNQFFDYCVMATILFNCIFLAMTETVEEAEYIFLAIYSIEMVIKIIAKGFLLNKYTYLRNPWNWLDFVVITSGYATIGMEVGNLAGLRTFRVLRALKTVSIMPGLKTIINALLHSFRQLAEVMTLTIFCLMVFALFALQVYMGELRNKCVRHVPSEWSNVSHLDWHMWVNDTDNWLFDDEEMPVLCGNLTGARHCPFGYMCICVGENPNHGYTNFDNFMWSMLTTFQLFTLDYWENVYNMVLATCGPMSVIFFTVVVFFGSFYLINLMLAVVALSYEEEAEITNEERKKDLLDHRDDSTFSFDPSVLNVKKFNKNNNKRIDSRKGVLLASYSKKKTRRKKTKGGKETNGNGNGNGSNGHKNDTNKSPSATPSPGPSPRHSATERPSALTRQAQKQYKQIEQQQQQHHQNLLAKVPAAATPKNRISFQEEPQKNANMLYPSDNKGQLIASSRQTSYNSSGVNRESSQDDSGVVDDHEEQDPANELGHVSTVELALSPREVRLIKCNGNIARIKNHNVYALHQEFSSEVVVIDDLPDRNCNRCVHCCADYESWLQFQNCLYKVVRDPLFELAITLCIVLNTAFLAMEHHGMSESFRNALDVGNKVFTSIFTFECIVKLMALSKDFFLCGWNIFDLLIVTASLLDIIFELVDGLSVLRGLRLLRVLKLAQSWTTMKVLLSIIISTIGALGNLTLILVIVIYIFAVIGMQLFSKDYTAEKFDPDPVPRWNFNDFFHSFMMIFRILCGEWIEPLWDCMRAEEEQGASTCFAIFLPTLVMGNFMVLNLFLALLLNSFNSEELKSKKEEVGEESKLARSIERVRDLIRKKRQERKDRKERKFAEKFQQIVLEAQAQAHAQSQGQAQLHSTGGMEMDKSNLLAETKFHRLSYQESLNRPVSGSDFGFQIPLRDGLHTIVDGLEYDEASDVPEQIQLQDQPLPPITDSLPPTYETAIMSAHSNNLTPFALAERWLQHQISSGVSTQQNDSRDEATYTESIDLRLLGQYNSTDTDPYANDQRSGSFNHGDSFQDNSSRRYGSEEHDEAYLKYQKSLLTRSPSYRKSLDRLLQSSGHSQRSLLKSEEAEMRRHSSGHSLNSISIEHDELLSQQGNLREELLNCEQKELFQFLQEDNEMPKSNLSYISSNLMRSRRSSSQGHQESEALVEHSEFDNIIQSFEKELEEIKRSTTSLERKLSTLSEPSPAADEATKAIMEHIAIITGASERTAVDEVVHPHNPYDSYDLSSVPRRSQSVSSTAQRQSVKIKRRRLEKQRKIDEDFSISNEIRKICDQIHAPFVAMEAMAVAATSQGPGASQSPFTRRKFDPFTVQFDRFKRLSLIERLEELPEEEKPISTLRIESEKMPRKFLNSDQLRLDSLSLKSTNSYENLLIQKQKLVLPLSTGVPATPPTSLKSSLEPPTLAQISSLKVTPTPPLAALTEHQQHFHATSIQTAPSHGHGQRHTHGSGHRHGNGHSQAHPTAGQRRRPMEHPQSTLDKAASFQSARTESHSSGAADTSSALALALAHTHKTEQSDQPEKAAQKPAAFTRLTEKPWHCLVSYVDDLTVGGRRNSQGAYNDPMTFPSYKQAKPPKVPDDCFPQKCYDHFYFRCPRFMSCMDTPSAKQWTRIRTAVLTVVDTPAFEWFVLVLIFASSITLCFEDIYLDSNKTLKRVLYWTNFSFCLIFVVEMILKWLALGFSKYFTSFWTILDFIIVFVSVFSLLIEENENLKVLRSLRTLRALRPLRAISRWQGMRIVVNALMYAIPSIFNVLLVCLVFWLIFSIMGVQFFGGKFFKCVNEMGELLPITEVNDKWDCIEQNYTWINSKITFDHVGMGYLALLQVATFEGWMEVMADAVDARGVDLQPQREANLYAYIYFVIFIVCGSFFTLNLFIGVIIDNFNMLKKKYEGGVLEMFLTESQKHYYTAMKKLGRKKPQKVIKRPINHFLAMFYDLSNSRRFEIAIFVLIFLNMLTMGIEHYDQPHAVFFILEVSNAFFTTVFGLEAIVKIVGLRYHYFTVPWNVFDFLLVLASIFGILMEDIMIDLPISPTLLRVVRVFRIGRILRLIKAAKGIRKLLFALVVSLPALFNIGALLGLITFIYAILGMSLFGHVKLQGALDDMVNFQTFGRSMQLLFRLMTSAGWNDVLESLMIQPPDCDPFFNRQTNGDCGHPLLAITYFTSFIIISYMIVINMYIAIILENFNQAHQEEEIGIVEDDLEMFYIRWSKYDPHATQFIHFSQLSDFIASLDPPLGISKPNNVALVSFNLPISKGNKIHCLDILHALVKHVLGHVEETDNFKQLQEQMDVKFKKQFPTRKELEIVSSMRIWKRQEKAAKTIQTGWKDYLRRKNEKKRSNSADSATQTSSPGGWQSKLSALNFFHLQVSRRGTACSSRASSRKSSRASDGSDLSELAGPWLNLPLMLVSGADDVVKDIKQQSDDMGKRILQ from the exons ATGATTCTTCTTATTCTGCTGACATTTCAGACATTCTGTGTGGTTTCGAAACGCTTTCGCAAGAACTACATCCATCGTTTCACAGGCACCAAGAGCCTATTCCTCTTCCATCCATGGAGTCCAGCGCGGCGCGTGTGCGTCTATATCGCAACGAACCAATTTTTCGACTACTGCGTCATGGCCACCATTCTGTTCAACTGCATTTTCCTTGCCATGACCGAGACGGTGGAGGAGGCTGA GTACATCTTTCTGGCGATTTACTCCATCGAAATGGTGATCAAAATCATTGCCAAAGGCTTTCTGCTCAACAAGTACACCTATCTGCGCAACCCATGGAATTGGCTAGACTTTGTGGTCATAACTAGTGGCTATGCCACCATTGGCATGGAGGTTGGCAACCTGGCGGGGCTGCGTACCTTTCGCGTGCTGCGCGCTCTCAAGACGGTTTCCATCATGCCCGGACTTAAGACAATTATCAACGCGTTGCTTCACTCCTTCCGTCAACTGGCGGAGGTCATGACGCTCACCATCTTCTGTTTGATGGTCTTTGCCCTCTTCGCCCTGCAGGTCTATATGGGCGAGCTGCGCAACAAGTGTGTGCGCCACGTGCCCTCCGAGTGGTCCAACGTCTCCCATCTCGACTGGCATAT GTGGGTCAACGACACGGACAACTGGCTATTCGACGATGAGGAGATGCCCGTGCTTTGTGGAAACTTGACGGGCGCCCGTCACTGCCCATTCGGCTATATGTGCATCTGTGTCGGCGAGAATCCCAATCATGGCTATACCAACTTTGACAATTTCATGTGGTCAATGCTAACGACCTTTCAGCTGTTTACATTGGACTACTGGGAGAATGTCTACAATATG GTGCTAGCAACTTGTGGTCCAATGAGTGTCATATTTTTTACGGTGGTTGTGTTTTTTGGCTCATTCTACTTGATTAACCTGATGCTAGCCGTTGTCGCGTTGAGTtacgaggaggaggcggagatAACAAACGAG GAGCGGAAAAAGGATTTGCTGGACCATCGGGATGATTCCACGTTCAGCTTTGATCCATCCGTGCTGAATGTTAAGAAATTTAACAAGAACAACAATAAGAGGATCGACTCCCGCAAGGGCGTCCTCCTGGCCTCGTACAGCAAGAAGAAGACGCGCCGAAAAAAGACCAAAGGCGGAAAAGAGACTAATggcaatgggaatgggaacggCAGCAATGGCCATAAAAACGATACCAACAAATCCCCTTCCGCCACGCCCAGCCCGGGACCAAGTCCGCGACATAGTGCCACGGAGCGTCCCTCCGCCCTCACGCGGCAGGCTCAGAAGCAATACAAACAGatagagcagcagcagcagcagcatcatcagAATCTGCTGGCCAAGGTGCCCGCCGCTGCTACGCCCAAGAACCGCATTAGCTTCCAGGAGGAGCCGCAGAAGAACGCCAACATGCTGTACCCCTCGGACAACAAGGGCCAGCTCATCGCCAGCAGCCGTCAGACGAGCTACAACTCAAGTGGCGTCAATCGCGAATCCTCGCAGGATGATTCCGGGGTGGTCGACGATCACGAGGAGCAGGATCCGGCCAACGAGCTGGGCCACGTGTCCACCGTGGAGTTGGCCCTATCCCCGCGTGAAGTGCGCCTCATCAAGTGCAATGGGAACATAGCCCGCATCAAGAATCATAATGTTTATGCCCTGCATCAGGAGTTCTCCTCGGAGGTGGTGGTTATCG ATGATCTTCCCGACCGCAACTGCAATCGCTGTGTCCACTGCTGCGCCGACTACGAGAGCTGGCTGCAGTTCCAGAACTGCCTCTACAAGGTGGTGAGGGATCCGCTCTTCGAGCTGGCTATCACGCTGTGCATTGTGCTAAACACAGCCTTTCTGGCTATGGAGCATCACGGCATGAGCGAGAGCTTTCGCAATGCCCTGGATGTGGGAAATAAG GTTTTCACGTCCATTTTCACCTTTGAGTGCATTGTGAAGCTGATGGCCCTGTCCAAGGACTTTTTTctgtgcggctggaatatatTTGACCTGCTCATTGTCACGGCCAGTTTGCTGGACATCATCTTCGAGCTGGTCGATGGCCTTAGTGTCTTGAGGGGACTGCGACTG CTGCGTGTTCTAAAGCTGGCCCAGTCGTGGACCACAATGAAGGTGCTGCTGAGCATTATCATATCGACAATTGGGGCGCTGGGTAACCTCACGCTGATCTTGGTCATAGTCATCTATATATTTGCCGTCATTGGCATGCAATTGTTCTCCAAAGACTACACGGCGGAAAAGTTTGACCCAGATCCAGTTCCAAG ATGGAATTTCAATGACTTCTTTCACTCATTCATGATGATCTTCCGCATATTGTGCGGGGAATGGATCGAGCCGCTCTGGGACTGTATGCGAGCCGAAGAAGAG CAAGGTGCCTCCACATGCTTCGCCATATTTCTGCCAACTTTGGTCATGGGAAACTTCATGGTGCTCAACTTGTTCTTGGCCTTGTTGCTTAACAGCTTCAATTCTGAGGAGCTCAAGTCGAAGAAAGAG GAAGTGGGCGAGGAGTCTAAGCTGGCGAGAAGTATCGAACGGGTGCGGGATCTGATAAGGAAGAAGCGGCAAGAGCGTAAGGATCGTAAAGAGCGAAAGTTTGCCGAGAAGTTCCAGCAGATCGTGCTcgaggcccaggcccaggcccacgCTCAAAGTCAGGGTCAGGCACAGCTCCATTCCACGGGGGGAATGGAGATGGACAAGTCTAATCTGTTGGCCGAGACTAAGTTCCATAGATTGAGCTACCAG GAATCTTTGAATCGGCCAGTCTCGGGCTCTGACTTTGGCTTCCAGATCCCCTTGAGGGACGGCCTGCACACAATTGTTGATGGCCTCGAGTACGACGAAGCCTCGGATGTGCCCGAGCAGATCCAGCTACAGGATCAGCCACTGCCACCAATTACAGACTCGCTGCCGCCCACCTACGAGACCGCCATCATGTCTGCCCACAGCAACAACCTAACTCCGTTCGCCCTGGCGGAGCGATGGCTGCAACACCAGATCTCCTCGGGGGTGAGCACCCAGCAGAACGACTCTAGGGACGAGGCCACCTACACGGAGTCGATCGATCTGCGTCTTCTGGGCCAGTACAACTCCACGGACACGGATCCATATGCCAACGACCAGCGAAGTGGCTCTTTCAACCACGGAGACTCTTTTCAGGATAACTCCTCGCGGCGCTACGGCAGCGAAGAGCACGACGAGGCCTACCTTAAGTACCAGAAATCGTTGCTAACCCGCTCACCCAGCTACAGGAAGTCTCTGGACCGACTCTTACAGTCCAGCGGTCACTCTCAGCGCTCGCTGCTCAAGTCGGAGGAGGCGGAGATGCGAAGGCACTCTAGTGGCCACTCCCTGAACTCCATATCGATCGAGCACGACGAGCTGCTCTCGCAGCAAGGGAATCTGCGCGAGGAGCTTCTCAATTGCGAGCAGAAGGAGCTCTTTCAGTTCCTCCAGGAGGATAACGAGATGCCGAAGTCCAATCTCAGCTACATTTCGTCGAACCTCATGCGGTCGCGCCGATCCTCCAGCCAGGGACATCAGGAGAGCGAGGCGCTGGTGGAGCACTCGGAGTTCGATAACATCATCCAGAGCTTCGAGAAGGAGTTGGAGGAGATCAAACGCTCGACTACGTCGCTGGAGCGCAAGCTCTCCACCCTATCAGAGCCCTCGCCGGCGGCCGACGAGGCCACCAAAGCGATCATGGAGCACATTGCCATTATCACGGGCGCCTCGGAGCGCACAGCCGTCGATGAGGTAGTGCATCCACACAATCCTTATGACAGCTACGACCTATCTAGCGTTCCGAGACGCTCCCAGTCCGTTAGCTCCACCGCCCAGCGGCAGTCCGTGAAGATAAAACGCCGCCGCCTGGAGAAGCAGCGCAAGATCGACGAGGACTTTAGCATATCGAATGAAATACGCAAAATCTGTGATCAAATCCATGCGCCTTTCGTGGCCATGGAGGCcatggcagtggcagccacCAGCCAAGGTCCAGGCGCCAGCCAGTCGCCCTTCACGCGCCGCAAGTTCGACCCATTCACGGTTCAATTCGATCGCTTCAAACGGTTGTCGCTGATCGAGCGGCTAGAGGAGCTGCCGGAGGAGGAAAAGCCAATCTCCACGCTACGCATCGAATCGGAGAAGATGCCGCGCAAGTTTCTCAACAGCGACCAGCTGCGCCTGGACAGTCTCTCGCTCAAGAGTACCAACTCCTACGAGAACCTGCTCATCCAGAAGCAGAAGCTTGTTCTGCCATTATCCACTGGTGTACCCGCCACGCCACCCACCTCCTTGAAGTCGAGCCTTGAGCCACCGACACTGGCGCAAATTTCATCGCTAAAGGTCACGCCCACGCCCCCGCTGGCCGCCCTCACCGAGCACCAGCAGCACTTTCATGCTACGAGCATCCAAACGGCCCCCTCTCATGGTCACGGCCAAAGGCACACCCATGGGTCTGGCCATCGGCACGGCAATGGCCACTCACAAGCACACCCAACGGCAGGACAGAGGCGACGCCCCATGGAGCATCCACAATCGACTTTAGACAAAGCCGCTTCCTTCCAGTCCGCGCGCACCGAGTCGCACAGCTCGGGCGCCGCCGACACCAGCtcggccctggccctggctctCGCCCACACCCACAAGACTGAGCAATCCGATCAGCCGGAAAAGGCGGCACAGAAGCCGGCGGCATTCACTCGACTGACCGAAAAACCATGGCATTGTTTGGTTTCCTACGTAGACGACCTCACCGTCGGTGGGAGACGTAACTCGCAGGGCGCTTACAATGATCCCATGACTTTTCCGAGCTATAAGCAGGCGAAGCCGCCGAAGGTGCCAGATGACTGCTTCCCCCAGAAGTGCTACGATCA CTTTTACTTCCGCTGCCCTAGGTTTATGTCCTGCATGGACACGCCGAGCGCCAAGCAGTGGACCCGCATTAGGACGGCTGTCTTGACGGTTGTCGATACTCCGGCCTTTGAGTGGTTTGTGCTAGTGCTGATCTTTGCGTCGAGTATCACGCTTTGCTTCGAGGACATCTACCTGGACAGCAACAAGACGCTGAAGCGCGTACTCTACTGGACCAACTTCTCCTTCTGCCTGATCTTCGTGGTGGAAATGATACTCAAGTGGCTGGCGCTGGGATTCTCCAAGTACTTCACGAGCTTCTGGACCATACTCGATTTTATCATAGTGTTT GTATCGGTTTTCTCGCTGCTAATTGAAGAGAATGAGAACCTCAAGGTTCTGCGGTCATTACGCACACTGCGTGCCCTGAGACCCCTGAGAGCGATCTCTCG GTGGCAAGGAATGCGGATTGTAGTAAACGCTCTCATGTATGCAATACCATCAATTTTCAATGTACTTTtggtttgtttggttttttggtTGATCTTCTCAATAATGGGTGTTCAGTTCTTTGGTGGGAAGTTTTTCAAGTGCGTCAATGAAATGGGAGAATTGCTGCCAATTACT GAGGTGAACGACAAGTGGGACTGCATTGAGCAGAACTACACGTGGATCAACTCGAAGATCACCTTCGATCATGTGGGCATGGGCTACCTGGCCCTGCTACAGGTCGCAACCTTCGAGGGCTGGATGGAGGTGATGGCGGATGCCGTGGACGCCCGGGGCGTGGACCTGCAGCCGCAGCGGGAGGCCAATCTCTATGcttatatttattttgttatatttattgtGTGCGGATCGTTCTTCACACTCAATCTGTTCATTGGAGTTATCATTGATAACTTCAATATGCTCAAGAAGAAG TATGAAGGAGGAGTGTTGGAAATGTTTCTCACCGAATCTCAAAAACACTATTACACGGCTATGAAAAAATTGGGACGAAAGAAACCACAGAAAGTTATTAAGCGACCTATAAATCATTTTTTAGCTATGTTTTATGATTTATCCAATTCGAGAAG GTTCGAGATTGCGATCTTTGTACTGATTTTTCTCAACATGCTTACCATGGGCATCGAGCACTACGATCAACCGCATGCGGTCTTCTTTATACTGGAAGTGAGCAACGCCTTTTTCACCACGGTCTTTGGTCTGG AGGCCATTGTCAAGATTGTGGGACTACGCTATCATTACTTCACGGTCCCATGGAACGTATTCGACTTCCTTCTGGTGCTGGCCTCTATCTTCGGCATTCTAATGGAGGACATCATGATCGACCTGCCGATCAGTCCGACACTACTGCGCGTCGTCCGAGTATTTCGTATAGGGCGCATCCTCCGACTGATAAAGGCGGCCAAGGGCATAAGGAAGCTGCTTTTTGCGCTGGTAGTGTCGCTGCCAGCTCTCTTCAACATTGGTGCCTTGCTGGGACTGATTACCTTCATCTATGCCATACTGGGCATGTCGCTCTTTGGGCACGTGAAGCTGCAGGGCGCCTTGGACGACATGGTGAACTTCCAGACCTTCGGGCGGAGCATGCAGCTGCTCTTTCGGCTGATGACTTCAGCCGGATGGAACGACGTTCTCGAGTCGCTGATGATCCAACCACCCGACTGCGATCCCTTTTTCAACCGGCAGACTAATGGCGACTGCGGCCACCCTTTGCTGGCCATTACTTACTTTACGAGCTTTATCAttatcagctacatgattgtGATCAACATGTACATTGCCATAATTCTGGAGAACTTCAACCAGGCGCACCAAGAAGAGGAGATTGGGATTGTCGAAGACGACTTGGAGATGTTTTACATACGTTGGTCCAA ATATGATCCACATGCCACCCAGTTTATACACTTCTCGCAACTGTCCGATTTTATTGCCTCTCTCGATCCACCATTGGGCATCTCGAAGCCTAATAATGTCGCTCTAGTGTCATTTAATCTGCCCATCTCTAAGGGTAATAAAATACACTGTCTCGATATTTTGCACGCGCTCGTGAAGCACGTGCTAGGTCATGTCGAGGAGACCGATAACTTCAAACAGTTGCAGGAACAAATGGATGTCAAGTTCAAGAAACAGTTTCCAACGCGCAAAGAATTGGAAATTGTTTCGTCGATGCGGATCTGGAAGCGCCAGGAAAAGGCGGCCAAGACCATACAGACCGGCTGGAAGGACTATTTGCG GCgcaaaaatgaaaaaaagCGCTCCAATTCCGCCGACAGTGCCACCCAAACCTCCAGCCCCGGCGGATGGCAATCGAAGCTCTCGGCTCTAAACTTTTTCCATCTGCAG GTCAGTCGTCGGGGAACCGCCTGCTCCAGTCGTGCCTCATCGCGGAAGTCCTCGCGTGCCTCTGATGGCTCCGATCTGAGTGAGCTGGCCGGGCCCTGGCTGAATCTGCCGCTGATGCTAGTCTCGGGGGCCGACGATGTCGTCAAGGATATCAAGCAGCAAAGTGACGATATGGGCAAACG CATCCTTCAGTAA
- the LOC117190054 gene encoding sodium channel protein 60E-like, translating to MNTSLMPTVQIMVDSPKEPPRGDFSTELAATSTAVTIGVEVDPSPIDVIVQGDTSQVFYDYNPDKATGNEIVEMDTLDEDEEQTAAERGVEAEALPAEDQQR from the coding sequence ATGAACACGTCCCTAATGCCTACCGTGCAGATAATGGTGGACAGTCCCAAGGAGCCGCCACGCGGCGACTTCAGTACGGAATTGGCTGCTACATCCACAGCCGTAACGATCGGTGTCGAGGTGGATCCATCTCCCATCGATGTGATCGTGCAGGGGGACACATCGCAGGTGTTCTACGACTACAATCCCGACAAAGCCACTGGCAACGAAATTGTCGAGATGGATACACTCGACGAGGATGAGGAGCAGACAGCAGCTGAAAGAGGAGTTGAAGCTGAAGCACTTCCAGCCGAGGACCAACAGAGATGA